A section of the Tenrec ecaudatus isolate mTenEca1 chromosome 10, mTenEca1.hap1, whole genome shotgun sequence genome encodes:
- the RABL6 gene encoding rab-like protein 6 isoform X2, with amino-acid sequence MFSALKKLVGSEPPPGRDKNIPAGLQSMNQALQRRFAKGVQYNMKIVIRGDRNTGKTALWHRLQGKPFLEQYIPTQEIQVTSIHWNYKTTDDIVKVEVWDVVDKGKCKKRGEGLKMENDPQEAESELALDAEFLDVYKNCNGVVMMFDITKQWTFNYILRELPKVPTHVPVCVLGNYRDMGEHRVILPDDVRDLIEHLDRPPGSSYFRYAESSMKNSFGLKYLHKFFNIPFLQLQRETLLRQLETNQLDIDATLEELQVQQETEDQNYEIFLEMMEARGRGHMANGQSPASGSQSPVVPMGAASPSSSSPSTPQPTPPPPPAPAASPPPPPLSLGAEAMSQQAPASTSPAPAPAPAQPRRSIISRLFGTSPAAEPAPPTPEPALATEALATAPKVEDFVPEDSLDRSFLEDAVPPLEEKRTKPPLQDSDRPSQKPPKPQAQVGPSPAQEPQRPETQGEGRAVLQGPASRTTAAPQEPEGIKAERAVSSESDPEGPVATQMLSFLMDDPDFESDESDAPRKVDQFPVREDLSDLTDDDAPPAQPPRPSAPPFRPKNDADLFGLGLGEPASRDSSDEDQGSKAPSREKKKKKKRTKEEEEKADKRRSRHKKGKDKDKDEGRAEKKKKKKPPRSRKEATDELEAFLGGGAPGSQHPGGGDYEEL; translated from the exons ATGTTTTCGGCCCTCAAGAAGCTGGTGGGGTCGGAGCCGCCCCCGGGCCGGGACAAGAACATCCCCGCCGGGCTGCAGTCCATGAACCAGGCGCTGCAGAGGCGCTTCGCCAAGGGCGTGCAGTACAACA TGAAGATCGTCATCCGGGGGGACAGGAACACGGGCAAGACGGCGCTGTGGCACCGGCTGCAGGGGAAGCCCTTCCTGGAGCAGTACATCCCCACGCAGGAGATCCAGGTCACCAGCATCCACTGGAACTACAAGA CCACGGACGACATTGTGAAGGTGGAGGTCTGGGACGTGGTGGACAAAG ggaaatgcaaaaagCGGGGTGAAGGCCTGAAAATGGAGAACGATCCTCAGGAG gcGGAATCTGAGCTGGCCCTGGATGCCGAGTTCCTGGACGTGTACAAAAACTGCAATGGCGTGGTCATGATGTTTGACATCACCAAGCAGTG GACCTTCAACTACATTCTGCGCGAGCTGCCCAAGGTGCCCACCCAcgtgcctgtgtgtgtgctggggaacTACCGCGACATGGGCGAGCACCGAGTCATCCTGCCCGATGACGTGCGTGACCTCATCGAGCACCTGGAcag GCCCCCAGGCTCCTCCTACTTCCGCTACGCGGAGTCTTCCATGAAGAACAGCTTCGGCCTGAAGTATCTGCACAAGTTCTTCAACATCCCCTTCCTGCAACTGCAG AGGGAGACCCTGCTGCGGCAGCTGGAGACCAACCAGCTGGACATCGACGCCACACTAGAGGAGCTGCAGGTGCAGCAGGAGACCGAGGACCAGAACTATGAGAT CTTCCTAGAGATGATGGAGGCCCGAGGCCGAGGCCACATGGCCAATGGACAAAGCCCAGCCTCCGGATCCCAGTCGCCTGTTGTCCctatgggtgctgcctcccccagcagctccagccccagcacgccccagcccaccccaccaccaccacccgccccTGCCGCCagcccacccccgccacccctgTCCTTGGGGGCTGAGGCCATGTCTCAACAGGCCCCAGCCTCCACTTCCCCTGCcccggccccagccccagcccagccccgccGCAGCATTATCTCACGCCTGTTTGGGACCTCACCTGCTGCCGAGCCAGCACCCCCTACCCCAG AGCCGGCCCTGGCCACAGAGGCCCTGGCCACGGCGCCCAAGGTGGAGGACTTTGTTCCTGAAGACAGCCTGGACCGCAGCTTCCTGGAGGATGCTGTCCCACCACTGGAGGAGAAGAGGACCAAGCCCCCCCTGCAGGACAGTGACAG GCCCTCCCAGAAGCCCCCAAAGCCCCAGGCCCAAGTGGGCCCCTCACCAGCCCAGGAGCCTCAGAGGCCAGAGACACAGGGTGAGGGGAGAGCTGTCCTCCAAGGGCCGGCATCCAGGACCACAGCTGCCCCCCAGGAGCCTGAGGGCATCAAGGCTGAGCGGGCAGTGTCGTCGGAGAGTGACCCTGAGGGACCTGTGGCCACCCAGATGCTGTCCTTCCTTATGGATGACCCAGACTTTGAGAGCGATGAGTCTGACGCACCCCGGAAAGTG GACCAGTTCCCAGTCCGAGAGGACCTCTCTGACCTGACAGATGACGAcgctcccccagcccagccccctcggCCCTCTGCACCCCCCTTCAGACCTAAGAACGACGCCGACCTCTTCGGCCTGGGCCTCGGGGAGCCGGCCTCCAGGGACAGCAGCGATGAAG ACCAGGGCAGCAAGGCCCCCTCccgagagaagaagaagaagaagaagaggaccaAGGAG gaggaggagaaagcagaCAAGAGGAGGAGCAGACACAAGAAGGGCAAGGACAAGGACAAGGACGAGGGCAGGgccgagaagaagaagaagaaaaagccaCCTCGCAGCAGGAAGGAGGCCACGGATGAGCTGGAAgccttcctggggggtggggcccCCGGCAGCCAGCACCCTGGGGGCGGGGACTATGAGGAACTCTAG
- the RABL6 gene encoding rab-like protein 6 isoform X1 has product MFSALKKLVGSEPPPGRDKNIPAGLQSMNQALQRRFAKGVQYNMKIVIRGDRNTGKTALWHRLQGKPFLEQYIPTQEIQVTSIHWNYKTTDDIVKVEVWDVVDKGKCKKRGEGLKMENDPQEAESELALDAEFLDVYKNCNGVVMMFDITKQWTFNYILRELPKVPTHVPVCVLGNYRDMGEHRVILPDDVRDLIEHLDRPPGSSYFRYAESSMKNSFGLKYLHKFFNIPFLQLQRETLLRQLETNQLDIDATLEELQVQQETEDQNYEIFLEMMEARGRGHMANGQSPASGSQSPVVPMGAASPSSSSPSTPQPTPPPPPAPAASPPPPPLSLGAEAMSQQAPASTSPAPAPAPAQPRRSIISRLFGTSPAAEPAPPTPEPALATEALATAPKVEDFVPEDSLDRSFLEDAVPPLEEKRTKPPLQDSDSDGEALGGNPLVTSFQDDVDLEDRALPCANPLPIQNVTLSSEEEAAGLVPQACLQPEMKWPSQKPPKPQAQVGPSPAQEPQRPETQGEGRAVLQGPASRTTAAPQEPEGIKAERAVSSESDPEGPVATQMLSFLMDDPDFESDESDAPRKVDQFPVREDLSDLTDDDAPPAQPPRPSAPPFRPKNDADLFGLGLGEPASRDSSDEDQGSKAPSREKKKKKKRTKEEEEKADKRRSRHKKGKDKDKDEGRAEKKKKKKPPRSRKEATDELEAFLGGGAPGSQHPGGGDYEEL; this is encoded by the exons ATGTTTTCGGCCCTCAAGAAGCTGGTGGGGTCGGAGCCGCCCCCGGGCCGGGACAAGAACATCCCCGCCGGGCTGCAGTCCATGAACCAGGCGCTGCAGAGGCGCTTCGCCAAGGGCGTGCAGTACAACA TGAAGATCGTCATCCGGGGGGACAGGAACACGGGCAAGACGGCGCTGTGGCACCGGCTGCAGGGGAAGCCCTTCCTGGAGCAGTACATCCCCACGCAGGAGATCCAGGTCACCAGCATCCACTGGAACTACAAGA CCACGGACGACATTGTGAAGGTGGAGGTCTGGGACGTGGTGGACAAAG ggaaatgcaaaaagCGGGGTGAAGGCCTGAAAATGGAGAACGATCCTCAGGAG gcGGAATCTGAGCTGGCCCTGGATGCCGAGTTCCTGGACGTGTACAAAAACTGCAATGGCGTGGTCATGATGTTTGACATCACCAAGCAGTG GACCTTCAACTACATTCTGCGCGAGCTGCCCAAGGTGCCCACCCAcgtgcctgtgtgtgtgctggggaacTACCGCGACATGGGCGAGCACCGAGTCATCCTGCCCGATGACGTGCGTGACCTCATCGAGCACCTGGAcag GCCCCCAGGCTCCTCCTACTTCCGCTACGCGGAGTCTTCCATGAAGAACAGCTTCGGCCTGAAGTATCTGCACAAGTTCTTCAACATCCCCTTCCTGCAACTGCAG AGGGAGACCCTGCTGCGGCAGCTGGAGACCAACCAGCTGGACATCGACGCCACACTAGAGGAGCTGCAGGTGCAGCAGGAGACCGAGGACCAGAACTATGAGAT CTTCCTAGAGATGATGGAGGCCCGAGGCCGAGGCCACATGGCCAATGGACAAAGCCCAGCCTCCGGATCCCAGTCGCCTGTTGTCCctatgggtgctgcctcccccagcagctccagccccagcacgccccagcccaccccaccaccaccacccgccccTGCCGCCagcccacccccgccacccctgTCCTTGGGGGCTGAGGCCATGTCTCAACAGGCCCCAGCCTCCACTTCCCCTGCcccggccccagccccagcccagccccgccGCAGCATTATCTCACGCCTGTTTGGGACCTCACCTGCTGCCGAGCCAGCACCCCCTACCCCAG AGCCGGCCCTGGCCACAGAGGCCCTGGCCACGGCGCCCAAGGTGGAGGACTTTGTTCCTGAAGACAGCCTGGACCGCAGCTTCCTGGAGGATGCTGTCCCACCACTGGAGGAGAAGAGGACCAAGCCCCCCCTGCAGGACAGTGACAG TGATGGGGAGGCCCTGGGTGGCAACCCTCTGGTGACCAGTTTTCAAGATGACGTGGACCTGGAAGACAGGGCCCTGCCGTGCGCCAACCCCCTTCCCATCCAGAATGTCACCCTGTCCAGTGAAGAGGAGGCCGCAGGACTGGTCCCTCAGGCATGCTTGCAGCCAGAGATGAAATG GCCCTCCCAGAAGCCCCCAAAGCCCCAGGCCCAAGTGGGCCCCTCACCAGCCCAGGAGCCTCAGAGGCCAGAGACACAGGGTGAGGGGAGAGCTGTCCTCCAAGGGCCGGCATCCAGGACCACAGCTGCCCCCCAGGAGCCTGAGGGCATCAAGGCTGAGCGGGCAGTGTCGTCGGAGAGTGACCCTGAGGGACCTGTGGCCACCCAGATGCTGTCCTTCCTTATGGATGACCCAGACTTTGAGAGCGATGAGTCTGACGCACCCCGGAAAGTG GACCAGTTCCCAGTCCGAGAGGACCTCTCTGACCTGACAGATGACGAcgctcccccagcccagccccctcggCCCTCTGCACCCCCCTTCAGACCTAAGAACGACGCCGACCTCTTCGGCCTGGGCCTCGGGGAGCCGGCCTCCAGGGACAGCAGCGATGAAG ACCAGGGCAGCAAGGCCCCCTCccgagagaagaagaagaagaagaagaggaccaAGGAG gaggaggagaaagcagaCAAGAGGAGGAGCAGACACAAGAAGGGCAAGGACAAGGACAAGGACGAGGGCAGGgccgagaagaagaagaagaaaaagccaCCTCGCAGCAGGAAGGAGGCCACGGATGAGCTGGAAgccttcctggggggtggggcccCCGGCAGCCAGCACCCTGGGGGCGGGGACTATGAGGAACTCTAG
- the CCDC183 gene encoding coiled-coil domain-containing protein 183, with translation MRVYNEGDVEEQIQELKTITRLQEQCRALQVQAVKEKSVQNKAKLALLRDRIRHGSQDWALAQKYDQWTISKACRTNRAMLLANCRSTMEDAREKLRKYVFDRVNTHNVLIHLVRQRGQKLESLQLELAGLQSQPDATKEELRLLQVMRQLENSIEKTTVKITMSHNIHALYVGLLDYLKRELAEYPTQLDKLQSLVSNYCSELSDMSVMSRDAMMITDEVKMNMSQAEASFIEERRARENRLTQQKKLIDKIHTKETSEKYRRGRRDLDFPSSLMSMENLKVKRTETSKADIEYQAKVTMLVDHVKTAVRCSHLWDIAGRFLAQRNTEENLELQMEDCEERRKQLEALMRKLELEQVVLKFHQAPNSISFVVVEKKLRDTLKEEEGRLQLALSNLTKSQKLLLTVQTGIDNLYIRLIGIPPPLGQKEVELASPPDVYGKLVYCEKKLTYLMSRVEKLAPTEEVTMKVKDILESSTLKEKQNTKISLEDLEEDVIETFQFADVDHSYVPSRAEIKKQGQKLMEAKLKMAKKKKK, from the exons ATGAGGGTATACAACGAAGGGGACGTGGAGGAGCAGATCCAGGAGCTGAAGACCATCACACGGCTCCAGG AGCAGTGCCGGGCACTGCAGGTCCAGGCTGTAAAAGAGAAGTCAGTCCAGAACAAGGCCAAGCTGGCCCTCCTGCGGGACAGGATCCGCCATGGCTCCCAGGACTGGGCACTGGCCCAGAAG TATGACCAGTGGACCATCTCTAAGGCGTGTCGGACAAACCGAGCCATGTTGCTGGCGAACTGCCGCAGCACCATGGAG GATGCTCGGGAGAAGCTGCGCAAGTACGTCTTCGACCGCGTGAACACGCACAACGTGCTGATCCACCTGGTGCGGCAGCGCGGCCAGAAGCTGGAGAGCTTGCAGCTGGAGCTGGCGGGCCTGCAGAGCCAGCCCGACGCCACCAAGGAGGAGCTTCGGTTGCTGCAG GTCATGCGGCAGCTGGAGAACAGCATCGAGAAGACCACGGTGAAGATCACCATGAGCCACAACATCCACGCGCTGTACGTGGGCTTGCTGGATTATCTCAAGAGG GAGCTGGCAGAATATCCCACGCAGCTGGACAAACTGCAGAGTCTCGTGTCCAACTACTGCTCAGAGCTGTCGGACATGTCAGTTATGTCCCGAGATGCTATGATGATCACGGATGAGGTCAAG ATGAACATGAGCCAAGCAGAGGCTTCCTTCATTGAAGAGCGCAGGGCTCGCGAGAACCGGCTGACCCAGCAGAAGAAACTTATTGACAAGATCCACACCAAGGAGACCAGCGAGAAATACCGACGG GGCCGACGGGACCTGGATTTCCCCTCAAGCCTGATGAGCATGGAGAACCTGAAAG TGAAGCGGACAGAGACCTCCAAGGCCGACATCGAGTACCAGGCGAAGGTGACCATGCTGGTGGACCATGTGAAGACCGCTGTGCGCTGCTCCCACCTCTGG GACATCGCCGGGCGCTTCCTGGCCCAGAGGAACACGGAGGAGAACCTGGAGCTGCAGATGGAGGACTGCGAGGAGCGGAGGAAGCAGCTGGAAGCCTTGATGAGGAAATTGGAGTTGGAGCAAGTGGTGCTCAAGTTCCACCAGGCACCCAACTCCATCAG CTTTGTGGTGGTTGAAAAGAAGCTTAGGGACACGCTCAAAGAGGAGGAGGGGCGGCTCCAGCTGGCCCTCAGCAACCTGACCAAGAGCCAGAAGCTGCTGCTGACAGTCCAGACGGGCATCGACAACCTCTACATCCGGCTCATCGGCATCCCCCCACCACTCGGCCAG AAAGAAGTGGAACTCGCCAGCCCCCCAGATGTGTATGGCAAGCTGGTGTACTGCGAGAAGAAGCTGACCTACCTGATGAGCAGGGTGGAGAAGCTGGCCCCAACCGAGGAG GTCACCATGAAGGTGAAGGACATCCTGGAGTCCTCCACCCTCAAGGAGAAGCAGAACACCAAGATTAGCCTTGAGGATCTGGAGGAGGACGTGATAG AAACCTTCCAGTTTGCGGACGTGGACCACAGCTACGTGCCCTCGCGGGCTGAGATCAAGAAGCAGGGCCAGAAACTGATGGAAGCGAAGCTCAAGATggccaagaagaagaagaaatag